The genomic stretch TCAAGGGCAAGGTCCGCAACAAGGTGGTGGTGATCACCGGGGGTTCGTCCGGGATTGGTTTGGCCACTGCCGAGAAGGTGGCGGCGGCCGGCGCGGTCACGGTGATCGTGGCACGCGGCGAGGAAGAGCTGTTCAAGGCGCGCGATGCGATGAAGGCCGCCGGCGGCAAGGTATTCGCCTACACCGCCGACCTGTCGGACATGGCCGACTGTGACCGGCTGGTGGCGACGATCCTGCAGGAACACGGCCAGGTGGACGTGCTGGTCAACAACGCCGGGCGTTCGATCCGGCGTTCGATCGAGGCCAGCTACGACCGCTTCCACGATTTCGAGCGGACCATGCAGCTAAACTACTTCGGCAGCATCCGCCTGATCATGGGCTTCATGCCGTCGATGACCCACCGCCGCAAGGGCCACATCATCAACATCAGTTCGATCGGGGTGCTGGCCAGTTCGCCGCGCTTCGCCGCCTACGTCGCCAGCAAGGCCGCGCTGGATGCGTTCAGCCGCTGCGCGCAGGGCGAACTGTCCGGCAAGGGGATCAGCTTCACCACCATCAACATGCCGCTGGTGAAGACCCCGATGATCGCGCCGACCAAGATGTACGACAGCGTGCCCACCCTGACCTCGGAGGAAGCGGCCGACTTGGTGGTGAAGGGCATCATCGAGCGCCCCAGCCGGATCGCCACGCGCCTGGGCATCTTCGCGGCACTGGTCAACGCGGTGGCGCCGAAGGCCTACGAGGCGGTGATGAGCACCGCCTTCGAGCTGTTCCCGGATTCGGCCGCAGCCAAGGGCGACAAACAGGCGCTGCGCGACCAGACGCCCAGCCAGGAACAGATCGCCTTCGCCTCCCTGATGCGCGGCGTGCATTGGTAGGTAGGCGACCGAACCCGAGCCTCTCAAGCGTTGCCGCTCGTGGGGCACCCGCTTCTGGACACACGCCGTGGATACGGCATGCAGGACCTTCGGCGACATCCCGGTCGCCGATGGTCTCCGGATGCAGGCACACCGCGAGGGGCAACGCGCCCTGTCAGCGTTTCGCTGCAGCCGCCGCCTTCGCCCGCGCCGCGGCATCCTTCTGGTACTCGGCCATGTGCGGCAACTCGCGCAGCACCTTCGAGTGCGGGTCGAGGGTGAAGCTTTCGCCCGCGGCAAGCGTTATCCGGCCGCGCCCATCCGTCATCGGCACCTCCACGACGCGATCGCCCGCGCGCACCTGCACCGGCATCGGGAACGGCTTGTCGCCTTCGGTCTTCCAGCGCAGCTCGAGGCCACCGGGGTCGCGGGTGGCGACCAGCTCCGGCAGCTTCACCGAACGCAGGTAGACATCGAAGAACCAGCCGTAGTCCTTGCCGGTGATCCGGTTCACCAGCGCGACATAGTCCGAAGTCGAGGCGTAGCGCGGGCGGAAGTTGCCCGGCTTCGGCGCATCGGTGCTGTAGACCAGTTCGCGGGTGGCGCGGAAGAAGGCCTCGTCGCCAACCAGGCCGCGCAGGGTGTGCAGCATCAGTGCACCCTTGTAGTAGACGTCGTTGCCGGGCCCGCGGTCGGCGCTGGAGACATCCTTCTCCACCATGCTGCGGCCAGCGACCACAGGATGACGCAGCATCAGGGTGGCGCGCATCTTCATCAGTGCTGCCATGTATTCCATGTCGCCGCGCAGCCACTGCAGGTACAGCGGCTGCATGTAGGTCCCGTAGCCTTCGTGCAGCCAGAAGTCGTCCCAGTCGACGTTGGTCAGCTGGTTGCCGAACCACTCGTGGGCGAACTCGTGCTGCAGCAGCCAGTCGTAGCCGGTCTCCGCCTTTTTGTAGTCGTTGCCGTAGGCATTGATGGTCTGGTGCTCCATGCCCAGGTGCGGGGTTTCGACCACGCCCATCTTCTCGTCGGCGAACGGATACGGACCGATCACTTCCTCGAAAAAATCCAGCATCGGCGCGAACTCGGCGAACAGGCCCTCGGCCTTGGCCTTGTTGCCTTTCAGGTACCAGAAGCGCAGCGGGATGGTGTTGCCGAAGCGCGAGGTGTAGTCGGCCCGCAGCAGTTCGTAAGGACCGATGTTCAGGGCGATCGCATAGGTGTCGGGAAGCTTTGCGCGCCAGTGGTAGGTGCGCCAGCCATCGCGTTCGTCCATGCCCTCGGCGATCCCGTTGCCCGCCGCCACCAGGGGACTTGGCACGGTGATGTGCTGCACCACCTCCAGCGGCTTGCCCATCGGATGGTCGATGCAGGGCCACAGCAGGTCGCAGCCCTCGCCCTGCACTGCCGTGGCGATCCACGGCTCGCCGGTCGGGGCCTTGGCCCAGACGATGCCGCCATCCCACGGCGCCTTCTTCGCCTCGTGTGGCTGGCCGCCGTAGCGGATGCGCAGTTCCGCCTGCCCGCCCGCCGCCAGCGGCCGTGGCAGGTCCACCTGCATCCGCCCTTCGGGGTTGCGCCAGCGCGCGGCATCCACGGGCATGCCGTCGACCTCGACGCGTTCGATGGCGTAGTTGCGGTCCAGGTCCACCACCAGCCGCTGCACCTGTTGCGAGACCCGCAGGCGCAGGGTGGCATCGCCTTCCAGTCGTTTCTTCGCGGGATCAACGCGGAAAGACAGCTCGGCCTTTTCGATGACCGTGGCCAGCTGTTCGGGAGTGCGCGGCAGGCCGGTCGCCGCGGTGGTCGGCGTCAATCCCGGCTGCTGGGCAAGCGCGGCTACCGGCGCGAGGGCCGCGGCCAGAGCCAGGACGAGGACGGAACCATGGGCGTGGGCAGGCATTTGGAGCCTCCGGTGGGCGATCACCTAACATCGCACGGCGTGCCCCGCGGCGGGCCTGTCGTTGGTCATGCCGGGGCGAAACTGAATCCCTGCTGGCGCCCCCTTCGTCGAGGGGAAAACCTCAGCTTCGATTCATCGCGCAAACCGTTAACTGCAAGTGAGGGCGGCGAATGGTTCGCGCGCCGCGGAGAAAAGAAGCTATGAACCGCATCCCCAAGTCGCACACCCTGACCGCCGCCCTGCTGGGCCTCGCGCTCACCGCGGGCGCCGTGCTGCCTGCCGCTGCCCAGGACGGCAATGACCGCCGGGCTGAGCGCCAGGAGCGCCGCCTGCAGAAGGCCCGCGGCAACGCGAACGCGCCGGAACCCGCGGCAGCGGCGGAAACCCGCAGCGATCCGCCACGACGCTTCGAACGCGTCGAACGTCCCTCCCCCGCCCCCCGCAGCAGCGACGCGGAGCGCCGCGAGAACTGGGGTGAACTGGCCCGCCAGCAGCGCGAGCGGCAGGCCGCGCAGGATTCGCGCGGCCCGTGGCAGCAGCGCGAACGCGTACAGCCGCGTGCGCCCGAGCCGCGCATCGCCGAACAGCGCGAACTGCACCGCCCGCAGGCGGACGAGCGCCAGCTGGAACAGCGGCAGCGTCTTGCCGAGCAGCGTGATCGCCGGCGGGAATCCGAGGACCGGCAGCGCGAGCAGGCGGCCGCCAGCAGCCCGCAGGCGCGGGTCATCGCCGAAGCGCGGGAGCGCGAAGCCAGCCGCGATCGGCGTGACGATCGCAACGACCGCCGTGACTGGCGCGATGGCGACCGCGATGGCCGCGTGTCGCGCGATCAGCAGCGTCACCGGATCGAGGAACAGCGTCGCCAGCAGGCGCAGTGGCTGCGGGACGACGATCGTCGTCGCAGCGAGCATGACCGCCATCGCCACCAGCTGGAGCGCCAGCGCCGCAACGCGCAATACCGCTACCAGCAGGACTACTGGCGGCGCTGGCTGGCCGCACAGGCCCGCTGGAACCAGCAGCGCTTCGACTACGACCGCGACCCGTTCTTCTCCACCCCGTACAACTACCGCTACAGCTATGGCGGACGCTGGTACAGCACCAACAGCTACGGTGCCCAGATCCTGCGCGAGGCGGTGCGCGATGGCTACCGTGAAGGCTGGTATGCCGGACAGGCCGATCGCATGGACCGCTGGCAGTTCGACTACCGCAACAACTACGGCTGGCTGGACGGCAGCTACGGCTACGCTGGCCGCTATGTCAGCCAGAGCGACTACCGATGGTACTTCCGCCAGGGCTTCGAACGCGGCTACCGCGATGGCTACTACGGGCGCAGCCAGTACGGCCGTTACGACAATGGCAGCGCGATGATCCTGCCGGCCATCCTCGGCATGATCCTGTCCTTCAACATCGACTGATCCGCCCCTGTCGCGCACCACCCGACGCCCGGCCTCGCGCCGGGCGTCCTGTTTGCGCGCGGTGGCAACGGCGGCAGCCCGCGGACGACCTCAGCGCAGCTGGCTGTCCTTGCTGCCGCGACGGTTGTAGCCGGCAAAGGCCGCATCTTCGGCATCCTGCGCCTGCTGACAAGCCAGGCACAGGCGCACCCCGGGCACGGCCTTGCGACGGCCTTCCGGGATTGGCGCATCGCATTCCTCGCAGCGCTCCAGGGACGCTCCACTGGGCAGCCGGCTGCGCGCCCTCGCGATGCCGTCCTTCACGGTCGCGTCGATCTGCTCCTGTACCGCGCCATCGCCTGCCCAACCGGTGGCCATGCCTGCCTCCTTCCCGCACCCTTGTTGCCATCGAATCCCGACGATACACCGCTCCCGCTGGCGCGGCGGGAACAGCTCGCTCACACTTGCCACTGCGGCGCAGGGGGAATGATGGGCGAACACGGCAACCGACAGGCTCGGGACGGACTGGACGCGGCCACGCGTCTGGGCGATCTGTAACGTCGCACCTATCGCCTGCGCACGCTGGGGATGGGGCTGGGCCTGCTGCCTGTGGCGATGGTGCTGCAGGAACGCCACGCGGGCATCGCTGCCTGGGCATGGGCCTTCTTCTGCGGCCTGGTCTGGCCGCACCTGGCCTACAGGCTTGCCGCGCGCAGCCGCGATGCCTACCGCACCGAGCTGCAGAACCTGGTGATCGACTCGGCGCTGGCCGCCTCGCTGGTACCGCTGATGCACTTCAGCCTGCTGCCCTCGGTCATGCTGGTATCGGTGACCACCGCCGACAAGATCAGCAGCGGCGTGCGCGGACTGTGGCGGCGCTCGCTGCTGCCGATGCTGGCGGCGCTGCTGGTATCGGGTCTGCTGAACGGATTTGGGGTGGATGTCAGCACCAGCATGAACACCCTGCTGGCCTGCCTGCCGATCATGGTCATCCACACGCTGGCAGTCAGTGCCAGCAGCTACCAGCTGGTGCGCAGGGTACAGGCGCAGAACCTGCAGCTGGACAAATTGAGCCGCTTCGACAGTCTGACCGGGTTGGGCAGCCGCGCGCACTGGGAGGCCATGGCCTCCGGCCTGCTGCAGCCGGCCGGGCGGCCCGCGACCCTGATGCTGGTCGACGTGGACCGCTTCAAGGACACCAACGACCGCCACGGCCACGCCGTCGGCGACGATCTGCTGCGGGCGATCGCTTCCTGCATCCAGTCGGTGCTGCCGGCTGACGGCCACGCCGGCCGACTCGGTGGCGACGAATTCGTGGTGGCGCTGCCGCTACCCCCCGTCGACGCCGCGCGCATCGCCGAGAGCCTGCTGGCGCAGGTGCAGGCGCTGGAGTTCCCGCGCGCGCCCGGCCTGCGGGGCTCCATCAGCATCGGGCTGGCGGCTCCGCCCGCCGGCACCTGCGACCTGCGCGCATGGCTGGAAGCCGCCGATCGTGCGCTATACCTGGCGAAAGCCAACGGGCGTGGCCGCCTGCAGGTGTTCGCTGCCGGGCCGGGCGCTGCCTGACCCAGCCAGTGGGCGCGACACGCCCGCGCAGGAGAGCCGGAAACGGCGCTAAAGTGGCGCACCCCCCGTCAGGAACCCGCCATGCGCCGTCTCGCCGCTTCCGCCCTGCTGTTGATCTGCGCCACTCCGGTGTTCGCCGCGCTCAAGCCTGGCGCAGTGGCGCCGACCTTCACCGCGCCTGCCTATATGGCCGGCCAGCCGTACACCTTCGACCTGAAGGCCTCGCTGGCGAAGGGCCCGGTGGTGCTGTACTTCTTCCCGGCCGCGTTCACCCCGGGCTGCAACGCCGAAGCCGCAGCCTTCTCGCAGGCGATCGACAAATTCAAGGCGCAGGGCGCCAGCGTGGTGGGCGTGACCGCGGGCAATACCGAGCGCCTCGCCGAGTTTTCGAAGGACACGGAAAAATGCGCCGGCAAGTTCCCGGTGGCGGCCGATGAGGGCGCCAGGATCGCCAAGTCCTACGACGCCACCATGACGATGAAGCCGGACCTGTCCAGCCGTACGTCCTATGTCATCGGCAAGGACGGCAAGGTTGTCTTCGCCTTCGACTCGATGAACCCGAACCTGCACGTCAGGGAAACGCTGGCGGCGCTGGCGACGATGAAGACGAAGCGCGCCGGCAAGTAAGCGGATTGATGCAGCGCGGCGGCGGCCGCGCTGGCTTGCCTCAGGGTGTCGGGCGCACCAGCTTTTCGTGCAGTTCGCCAGTGAGCATGGTCGCGGCCGAGCCGTACCAGCTGTGGTAGTCGGCCACCATTTCGCCCTGCTGGATCACCGGATCGGTGGCGACCAGCGCTTTCGCTTCATCGATGTCGTCGGTGGCGAACACGAACAGGCCGCGCCAGTCGCCGGCGGCATCGCCGAACGGCCCCGCCAGCGCAAGCTTGCCCGCCTTCGCCAGCCGCTGGATGTTGGCCATGTGGCCGGCGAACATCGCCTTGCGCGCGTCAGCGTCCTTCACCGGCGTGGGCCCGGTACGCAGGATCACCAGCACGTAGCGGCGCATGCCGCGTTCGTCGGCGCCGGTGCGCTGCGCAAGCGCCGCGTCGTAGGCAAGAGCCGGTGGCGTGGCGTCTTGCGCGGCGGGTTCGGCCGCCCATGCGGCGCCGAAGGCACCGGTGGCGGCGAGCATCAGGGCAAGGAAACGGCGCATCGTGCGGCTCCTGTCGCGGGATTCTGCATCAAGGATCGAGGGACAGTGCATCGCGTTGCGTCCTGCCCAGCACCAGCGGCTCGCGCAACGGCAGGCCATCTGTGTCGAACAGCAACCTGTTGCGGCGACCGCGCAGGCGCGCCGAAAGCACGCCTGCGACTATGCGCAAAGTACCGGCCAGCCGGGCCAGGGGTGGCGAGGCGACCGGCACGGTTGCCGAGCCGGCATTGACCGCGATATGCCCACGCGGCCCGAATGCGCCCTCGATGACATCCGCTGGCTCCGCGATGGCGGATACAGGCACCCCGAGGTAATACAGCTTGGGATCGCGCGGGACGTTGCCCAGTGGCGTGCGGCAGCAGCTGGCGTACCA from Thermomonas sp. XSG encodes the following:
- a CDS encoding M1 family metallopeptidase is translated as MPAHAHGSVLVLALAAALAPVAALAQQPGLTPTTAATGLPRTPEQLATVIEKAELSFRVDPAKKRLEGDATLRLRVSQQVQRLVVDLDRNYAIERVEVDGMPVDAARWRNPEGRMQVDLPRPLAAGGQAELRIRYGGQPHEAKKAPWDGGIVWAKAPTGEPWIATAVQGEGCDLLWPCIDHPMGKPLEVVQHITVPSPLVAAGNGIAEGMDERDGWRTYHWRAKLPDTYAIALNIGPYELLRADYTSRFGNTIPLRFWYLKGNKAKAEGLFAEFAPMLDFFEEVIGPYPFADEKMGVVETPHLGMEHQTINAYGNDYKKAETGYDWLLQHEFAHEWFGNQLTNVDWDDFWLHEGYGTYMQPLYLQWLRGDMEYMAALMKMRATLMLRHPVVAGRSMVEKDVSSADRGPGNDVYYKGALMLHTLRGLVGDEAFFRATRELVYSTDAPKPGNFRPRYASTSDYVALVNRITGKDYGWFFDVYLRSVKLPELVATRDPGGLELRWKTEGDKPFPMPVQVRAGDRVVEVPMTDGRGRITLAAGESFTLDPHSKVLRELPHMAEYQKDAAARAKAAAAAKR
- a CDS encoding DksA/TraR family C4-type zinc finger protein produces the protein MATGWAGDGAVQEQIDATVKDGIARARSRLPSGASLERCEECDAPIPEGRRKAVPGVRLCLACQQAQDAEDAAFAGYNRRGSKDSQLR
- a CDS encoding diguanylate cyclase; translated protein: MRTLGMGLGLLPVAMVLQERHAGIAAWAWAFFCGLVWPHLAYRLAARSRDAYRTELQNLVIDSALAASLVPLMHFSLLPSVMLVSVTTADKISSGVRGLWRRSLLPMLAALLVSGLLNGFGVDVSTSMNTLLACLPIMVIHTLAVSASSYQLVRRVQAQNLQLDKLSRFDSLTGLGSRAHWEAMASGLLQPAGRPATLMLVDVDRFKDTNDRHGHAVGDDLLRAIASCIQSVLPADGHAGRLGGDEFVVALPLPPVDAARIAESLLAQVQALEFPRAPGLRGSISIGLAAPPAGTCDLRAWLEAADRALYLAKANGRGRLQVFAAGPGAA
- a CDS encoding peroxiredoxin, producing MRRLAASALLLICATPVFAALKPGAVAPTFTAPAYMAGQPYTFDLKASLAKGPVVLYFFPAAFTPGCNAEAAAFSQAIDKFKAQGASVVGVTAGNTERLAEFSKDTEKCAGKFPVAADEGARIAKSYDATMTMKPDLSSRTSYVIGKDGKVVFAFDSMNPNLHVRETLAALATMKTKRAGK
- a CDS encoding YciI family protein, whose amino-acid sequence is MRRFLALMLAATGAFGAAWAAEPAAQDATPPALAYDAALAQRTGADERGMRRYVLVILRTGPTPVKDADARKAMFAGHMANIQRLAKAGKLALAGPFGDAAGDWRGLFVFATDDIDEAKALVATDPVIQQGEMVADYHSWYGSAATMLTGELHEKLVRPTP
- a CDS encoding DUF6151 family protein, yielding MKLACRCGPVEGRIDPRRVHARASCYCRDCRAFARWLGGAGLLDVAGGSDILAMAPDGLQITRGFEKMACMSLGPRGLLRWYASCCRTPLGNVPRDPKLYYLGVPVSAIAEPADVIEGAFGPRGHIAVNAGSATVPVASPPLARLAGTLRIVAGVLSARLRGRRNRLLFDTDGLPLREPLVLGRTQRDALSLDP